The segment GGCGTCCCCGCGGTCGTCGGTACGACCGGGTTCGACGACGCGGATCTCGCCGCGCTCCGCGACGCCAGTACGCGAGTACCCGTACTGAAGGCCGCCAACTTCGCGCGCGGCGTCCAGGGGCTCCTGAGCGTGGTACGGGCGGCCGTCGAGGCGCTTCCGGGCTACGACGTCGAGGTGACCGAGACCCATCACAACGGCAAGCTCGACGCCCCGAGCGGCACCGCCAGGAGCGTCCTCGACGCGATCGAGGAGAGACGAGACGAAGCGGGCGGGCACGTCCACGGCCGCGAGGGCGAGGCACCTCGTGAGCCGGGCGAGATCGGCGTCCACGCCCGCCGGGCCGGCGATATAACCGGCGAACACGAGGTGCTGCTCGCGGACAACCACGAGGAGCTTCGACTGACGCATCGCGCCGAGAGCCGCGGGGTGTTCGCCGCGGGCGCGCTCGACGCCGCCGACTGGCTCGCGGGGCGCTCGCCGGGATGGTACGACTTTTCCGACGTGCTCGCGGATGGCTCCACATGACACAGCTCGAAGGGGAGATCTCCGATCTCTGGGAACGCTACGACGCGGGCGAGATCGACGCCGCGAACGCGAGCGACGGCCACCTCGCTACCCTTGACGCCTTCCTCGACGCACTCGAGGGCGGCGAGGTGCGGGCGGCCGAGAAGCGCTCGGGAGAGTGGAGGGCAAACGCCTGGGTGAAGCGAGGCATCCTGCTCAACTTCGGCCTGCGCGAGACCCGTCCTCGTACCTACGGCGACGTCACCTACCACGACGTGCTCCCGCTTCGCGAGACGAGCGATCTCGGCGAGCGCGGCACCCGAAACACGCCCGACGGGACGGTGATCCGCCGGGGCGCCCACGTCGGTGGCGACGCGATTCTGATGAGCCCCGCGTTCGTCAACGTCGGCGCCCACGTCGGGAGCGGAACGCTCGTCGACTCCTGTGACACCGTCGGCTCGTGTGCACAGATCGGCTCGGACGTGAAACTCGGCGCGAACACGCTGATCGGCGGCGTCCTCGAGCCCGTCGAGAGCGCGCCGGTCGTCGTCGAGGACGGCGTTTCCCTCGGCGCGGGCTGTCGCGTGACGAGCGGGTTCGTCGTCGGCGAGGACTCGATCGTCGGCGAGAACACGCTGCTCACCCCTCGGATTCCGATCTACGACCTCGTCGAGGAGGAGGTCGTCTACGGCGAGCTCCCGCCGGAACGTCGCGCGTTCACCCGGTACGTCGAGTCCGACCTGGGCGATCACGAACTGTTCGAGGGCGGGGCGTACAAGCCCGCAGTCGTCGCCCTCGACGTCGAGAGCGAGACGCTCGACGCGACGCGCCGGGAGGCGGCGCTGCGGGAGTGACGATGAGCCGAACGAGCACGACGGCGACGACGGAGAACCCGCCGGTCAGGCGGCTTTCCGACTGGGACGCGGGTCGGCTCCGGGAACTCGCCGACGAGCACGGGACGCCGCTGTACGTCCAGGACTTAGAGCGGGTCCGCGAGAACTACGCCCGGATGGCGAGCGCCTTCCCCGATGCCGACGTGCGGTACGCGGCGAAGGCCAACACCTCACGGGCGGTGCTCCGAACGCTGGTCGCCGCCGGCGCGGGCATCGAGTGTGCCTCCGCGGGCGAGGTCGAACGGGCGCTCGCGGCGGGCTGTCCCGCCGAACGCGTCCAGTACACCGCGGTCAACCCGCCAGGGGAGGACCTCGACTACGCCGCCGAGACCGCGAGCGAACGTCCGGAGCTGACGATCACCGTCGGCGCGCGCGACACGATCGACCGACTCGAGGAGCGTGGCTTCGACGGCCGGCTCTGTCTCCGCGTCAACCCGGGCGTCGGCGCGGGCCACCACGAGAAGGTGCAGACGGGCGCGGACGCGAAGTTCGGCGTTCCCTACGACAGGGCTCGAAAAACGCTCGCCGAGGCCGACGAGCGTGGCTTCGACGTCGTCGGGATCCACGCCCACGCCGGCAGCGGCATCTCGGGCGAGGCGCTCGACTCGCATCGCGAGCTCGTCTCGCGGATGGGCCAGCTGGCCCGCGAGTCGCCGGTCGCCCTCGAGTTCGTCGACGTCGGCGGCGGCTTCGGCGTTCCCTACCGTCCCGAGGAGGAGCCGCTCGACCTCGAGAGCGTCGCCCGCGCCACCCGCGAGGCGCTCGGCGAGGTCGAGGCGACGCTCGCCGTCGAGCCCGGCCGGTATCTCGTCGCCGACGCGGGCGTCCTCCTGACGCGGGTCAACACGGTCAAGCCCGTCGCGGACGGCCGCGTCGTCGGGATCGACGCCGGGATGACCCACCTCGCGCGCCCGGCGATGTACGACGCCCATCACGAGATGCGTTCGCTCGCACCCGATGCCGAGGACCGCGAGCGTGTCGCGTCGACCGTCGCGGGTCCGATCTGCGAGAGCGGGGACACGTTCGGCACCCACGCCTTGCCCATCCCCGAGCGCGGCGATCCGCTCGCGATCGGCAACGCCGGCGCCTACGGCTACGAGATGTCGAACCAGTACAACAGCCGGCCCCGACCCGCGACGGTCGTCGTCGACGGGACGAACGACGCGGTCGACCGCCGGCGGGAGACGATCGCCGACGTCACGCGGCTCGAACGGAGGGTACCATGGGTGTAAGCTACGAGAAGTACCACGGCACCGGGAACGACTTCATCGCCGTCGAGGCCGGCGCTTCGGTCGAGGACTGGGGCGCGTTCGCGGTCGAGCACTGCGACCGCGAGACCGGCATCGAGGTGAACGGCCGCGTGGGTGCCGACGGCGTGCTCGTCCTCTCGCTCGAAGACGAGGACGAGGGCGGCGAGCCCCCGCGCGTTCGGATGCGCCTCTACCAGCCCGACGGCGGGACCGCGGCGATGTGCGGCAACGGCGCGCGCTGCGTCGCACGGTGGGCCGCGAGGCGCGAGCGAAGCGAGGGCCTCGACGAGCGCGAACGGACGGACGATCGGGAGTTCGTCATCGAGACGCCCGCGGGCGATCGCCGGGCTCGCATCGGCGACGGGACCATCGAGATCGAGATGGGCGAGCCGTCGTTCGCTCCCGGTGAGGTTCCGCTCGCACCCGAACGCGAGGAGCCGTTGATTCGAGAGGAGATCGAGGGCTGGGAGGTGACCGCGGTGAACACCGGCGTCCCCCACGTAGTCACGTTCGTCGAGGACGTCTCTACCGTCGACCTCGAGGCGATGGCGCCGCCGATCCGTCACGCCGACGTCTTCCCCGAGGGCGCGAACGTCAACGCCGCCGCCCCCCGAAGGGGCGGCGGTGGGTTCGACGGGCGCACCTTCGAACGCGGCGTCGAGGGCGAGACCCGTTCCTGTGGTACGGGCGCGGTCGCGATCGCCGCGATCGCGCGGCGACTCGGCCTCGCCGAGGATTCTCGAGTACGCGTTTCGCCGCCGGGCGGCGATCTGCTCGTGACGGTTCCCGACGAGGGGCCGGCCACCCTCTCGGGTCCCGTCGAGTTCGAGGGAGCGGGTGAACTCCCACTGCCATGACCGGCGCGTTCGACCCGATCGACTTCCTCGAACGCGTGGTGCAGCTCCCCTCCCACGAGGACGTCACGGAGATGCGCGAGTTCCTGTGTGAGACCCTGCGTGAACACGGCGTCGAACCGACGGTAGACGACGCCGGCAACGTCCTCGCCTCCCGGGGGAGGGGCGAGCCCCACCTCCTGCTCAACACCCATATCGACACCGTCTCGCCGCACGTCCCCTACGAGCGCGAGGAGGGCGTGATCCACGGGCGCGGTTCCTGTGACGCGAAGGGGCCGCTCGCAGCGCTACTCGCGGCGTTTCTCGCCGTCGAACCCGCGGGCCGGGTGACGCTCGCGATCACGCCGGACGAGGAGACGCTCTCGACGGGCGCTCACGCGCTGTCGCTCGACTTCGACGCCTGCATCGTCGGCGAGCCGACCGATCTCGACGTCTGTAATGCCGCGAAGGGTCGATTCGAGGGCTCTCTCGCGATCAACGGCGAGAACGCCCACGCCGCGGAACCGCAGGAGGGCGAGAACGCGATCCGGGACGCCGGCCGAGTACTCGCGGCGCTCGAGGGGTTCGACGCCGACCGCGATCCGCATCCGGAACTCGGCGTGCCGACGCTCACGCCCACCGTGATCGAGGGCGGATCGGCGACCAACCAGGTGCCCGCGGCGTGTCGGATCACGCTCGATCGCCGCAGCGTTCCCCCCGAGACCGCCGAGGGGTTCGCCGAGGCGGTCTCGGATCACCTCGATTCGAACGTTCCCGACGTCGAGGCGACGTTTCGGTTCACCGAGCGGGAGACGCCGTTCCTCGAGGCGTTCGAGACGCCCGACGACGAACGAGTCGTCGAGGCACTCGTCGGGGCGGGTGCCGGGACGGTCAGACCCTTTACCGCCGCGACCGAGGCCTCGTACTTCGCGAGCGAGGCCCCCACCGTCGTCTTCGGGCCGGGCGTGCTGGCCGACGAACGGGGCGCCGTCGCCCACGGCGACCGCGAGTACGTCCGGGTGGAGGACGTCGAACGCGCGGCGTCGATCCTCGAGACCGCCGTGTCGTCGCTCCTCGGGTAGAACGGTAGGCCTCCCCACGGAGGGGTTCGACCATGGCTCTCCACTGGATTCCTTCGCTCGTCTTCGCGGACGCGACTCCCTTCCAAAAACGGCACGCTCGCCGGTTCACGTCGACCGCTCTGCCGACAGCGCCGCGACGTCCGCGGGCGGCGGGCCGAACTCGTCGGGATGTAGGCAGGCGGCGAGGCGCTCGGCCGCATCGACGAGTCGGGGACTCCATCGGTTGAGGTAGCTCGCGCCGTCCATCGCGTAGACTCGACCGTTTCTAACGGCCGACAGCTCCTTCCATCCCTCGCGATCGAGTAGCTCCTCGCGCCTAGCGAGCGTCGTCTCGACGTCGTAGCCACAGGGGGCGGCGACGAGCACCTCGGGGTCGTATTCTCGTACCTCCTCCCAATCGAGTTCGACCGTCCGGTCGCCCGGCGACGCGAGCCCGTACTCGCCGCCGGCGTGCTCGACCAGCTCGGGCACCCAGTTTCCCGCCGCGATCGGCGGGTCGAGCCACTCGAGGATCGCCACGCGCGGGCGCTCTCGTCCCTTAACTTGACGATCGATCGTATCGAGACGTCGGCGCAGTTCCGCGTTCAGTTCGCTCGCACATTCCTCGCGGCCGACCGCCTCACCCACCCGCTCGATACACGAGAAGAGGTCATCGAGCGTGTTCGCCCGCAGGCCCACGACGTCGGGGTCCGTATCGAGGTCGCAGAGCACTTCGTCCACGAGCGTCGTATCGACCGCACAGACCCCACAGACCTCCTGGCTGAGGATCAGGTCGGGTCCCACCTCCCGGAGGGTCTCGACGTCGAGACGGTAGACGTGGCCCTCGGCGCTCACGGTTCGGACGCGGTCGTGGCGCTCGGCGCTCGACTCGCCGCGAACTCGGGAGAAGTCGATCGAGGGAAGCTCCGCGACGCGAGGCGGGTAGTCACAGGCGTGCGAGACCGCGACGGGTTCGACGCCGAGCGCACAGCAGATCTCCGTACCCGACGGCGACGTGGAGACGACGTTCATGCGCGCAGGTGGGGTCGGGTCCGTAGTAACGTTATCCGTCGACGTCGTCGACCAGCTCGCTCGCGAGCCCCGTGTATCCGGCGGGCGTCAACGTCATGAGCTCCTCTCGGGTTCGTTCGTCGACGTCCAGCTCCTCGAACAGCTCCCTGAAATCGTCGAGGGAGGTCCGCCGACCGCGCGAGAGCTCCTTCACCCGCTCGTAGGCGTCGGTGTGGCCTTCACGGCGCAAGACGGTTTGAACGGCCTCGCCGATCACCTCGGGGTTCGCCTCCAGCTCCTCGCGCATCACCCGCTCGTTGGGCGTGACCTTCGAGAGCCCGGTCTCGCACTTGCCGTAGCCGATCAGACAGTGGGCGAGCGCCGCGCCGATGTTACGCTTCACGGTCGAGTCGGAGAGGTCGCGCTGGAGGCGCGATTTGGTGACGTACTCCCCGAGAAAGCCGAGATCGGAGTTGGCCTTCGAGAGGTTGCCCTCGCTGTTCTCGAAGTCGATCGGGTTGACCTTGTGCGGCATCGTCGAGGAGCCCGTCTCGCCCTCCACCGCGTCCTGGCCGAGATACCGATCGGAGACGTAGAGCCACACGTCGCGGTCGAGGTCCAACAGGACGTCGTTCGCTCCTCTGAGGGCGTCGAACAGTTCGGCGAGGTCGTCACACGGGTTGACCTGCGTCGTCAGCGCGACGTGCTTGAGCCCCAGCCCCTCGACGAACTCCCGCGAGAACGCCCGCCAGTCGACGTCGGGATAGGCCACCGTGTGGGCGGCGTAGGTGCCGGAGGCACCAGCGAGCTTCCCCGAGAGTCCGTTCGTCGCGCCCTGGATCCGGCCGAGCGCCCGCCCGAGGCGGGCGGCGTAGACCGCCATCTCCTTGCCGAACGTCGTGGGGGTGGCGGGCTGGCCGTGGGTGCGTGCGAGCATCGGAACGTCACGGTGTTCGCGCGCGAGGTCGGAGAGCGCGTCCCGGACCTCTCGGAGCGCGGGGACGAGCACCTCCTCGACCGCCGGACGGAGGAGCAATCGGTGGGCGAGGTTGTTCACGTCCTCGCTCGTCAGCCCGAAGTGGATCCACTGTTCGCCGACGTTCTCAGGGAGCCCCTCGCGGACGAAGTACTCGATCGCCTTCACGTCGTGGTTGGTCGCGTCGTACGGGCCGTAGCCCTCGGTCTCGATGCGCTTTATCAGCCGGGCGTCCTCGGGGCCGAACCGCTCGTAGAGCCCTCGAAGCTCCTCTC is part of the Halalkalicoccus sp. CG83 genome and harbors:
- the dapB gene encoding 4-hydroxy-tetrahydrodipicolinate reductase, which encodes MGREVLSAAREREGCEIVLAVSDSSRGEFDGVEIEPASEFGALLEAREPEVAIDFTVPEASVDYVEACAEAGVPAVVGTTGFDDADLAALRDASTRVPVLKAANFARGVQGLLSVVRAAVEALPGYDVEVTETHHNGKLDAPSGTARSVLDAIEERRDEAGGHVHGREGEAPREPGEIGVHARRAGDITGEHEVLLADNHEELRLTHRAESRGVFAAGALDAADWLAGRSPGWYDFSDVLADGST
- a CDS encoding 2,3,4,5-tetrahydropyridine-2,6-dicarboxylate N-succinyltransferase, which codes for MTQLEGEISDLWERYDAGEIDAANASDGHLATLDAFLDALEGGEVRAAEKRSGEWRANAWVKRGILLNFGLRETRPRTYGDVTYHDVLPLRETSDLGERGTRNTPDGTVIRRGAHVGGDAILMSPAFVNVGAHVGSGTLVDSCDTVGSCAQIGSDVKLGANTLIGGVLEPVESAPVVVEDGVSLGAGCRVTSGFVVGEDSIVGENTLLTPRIPIYDLVEEEVVYGELPPERRAFTRYVESDLGDHELFEGGAYKPAVVALDVESETLDATRREAALRE
- the lysA gene encoding diaminopimelate decarboxylase, which codes for MSRTSTTATTENPPVRRLSDWDAGRLRELADEHGTPLYVQDLERVRENYARMASAFPDADVRYAAKANTSRAVLRTLVAAGAGIECASAGEVERALAAGCPAERVQYTAVNPPGEDLDYAAETASERPELTITVGARDTIDRLEERGFDGRLCLRVNPGVGAGHHEKVQTGADAKFGVPYDRARKTLAEADERGFDVVGIHAHAGSGISGEALDSHRELVSRMGQLARESPVALEFVDVGGGFGVPYRPEEEPLDLESVARATREALGEVEATLAVEPGRYLVADAGVLLTRVNTVKPVADGRVVGIDAGMTHLARPAMYDAHHEMRSLAPDAEDRERVASTVAGPICESGDTFGTHALPIPERGDPLAIGNAGAYGYEMSNQYNSRPRPATVVVDGTNDAVDRRRETIADVTRLERRVPWV
- the dapF gene encoding diaminopimelate epimerase, giving the protein MGVSYEKYHGTGNDFIAVEAGASVEDWGAFAVEHCDRETGIEVNGRVGADGVLVLSLEDEDEGGEPPRVRMRLYQPDGGTAAMCGNGARCVARWAARRERSEGLDERERTDDREFVIETPAGDRRARIGDGTIEIEMGEPSFAPGEVPLAPEREEPLIREEIEGWEVTAVNTGVPHVVTFVEDVSTVDLEAMAPPIRHADVFPEGANVNAAAPRRGGGGFDGRTFERGVEGETRSCGTGAVAIAAIARRLGLAEDSRVRVSPPGGDLLVTVPDEGPATLSGPVEFEGAGELPLP
- a CDS encoding M20 family metallopeptidase codes for the protein MTGAFDPIDFLERVVQLPSHEDVTEMREFLCETLREHGVEPTVDDAGNVLASRGRGEPHLLLNTHIDTVSPHVPYEREEGVIHGRGSCDAKGPLAALLAAFLAVEPAGRVTLAITPDEETLSTGAHALSLDFDACIVGEPTDLDVCNAAKGRFEGSLAINGENAHAAEPQEGENAIRDAGRVLAALEGFDADRDPHPELGVPTLTPTVIEGGSATNQVPAACRITLDRRSVPPETAEGFAEAVSDHLDSNVPDVEATFRFTERETPFLEAFETPDDERVVEALVGAGAGTVRPFTAATEASYFASEAPTVVFGPGVLADERGAVAHGDREYVRVEDVERAASILETAVSSLLG
- a CDS encoding ABC transporter substrate-binding protein; the protein is MNVVSTSPSGTEICCALGVEPVAVSHACDYPPRVAELPSIDFSRVRGESSAERHDRVRTVSAEGHVYRLDVETLREVGPDLILSQEVCGVCAVDTTLVDEVLCDLDTDPDVVGLRANTLDDLFSCIERVGEAVGREECASELNAELRRRLDTIDRQVKGRERPRVAILEWLDPPIAAGNWVPELVEHAGGEYGLASPGDRTVELDWEEVREYDPEVLVAAPCGYDVETTLARREELLDREGWKELSAVRNGRVYAMDGASYLNRWSPRLVDAAERLAACLHPDEFGPPPADVAALSAERST
- the purB gene encoding adenylosuccinate lyase, producing the protein MNQEQRSDPLYAVSPLDGRYAGRTAPLSPYASEAGLMRARVRVEVEYLLALAELDATPLVIDAERREELRGLYERFGPEDARLIKRIETEGYGPYDATNHDVKAIEYFVREGLPENVGEQWIHFGLTSEDVNNLAHRLLLRPAVEEVLVPALREVRDALSDLAREHRDVPMLARTHGQPATPTTFGKEMAVYAARLGRALGRIQGATNGLSGKLAGASGTYAAHTVAYPDVDWRAFSREFVEGLGLKHVALTTQVNPCDDLAELFDALRGANDVLLDLDRDVWLYVSDRYLGQDAVEGETGSSTMPHKVNPIDFENSEGNLSKANSDLGFLGEYVTKSRLQRDLSDSTVKRNIGAALAHCLIGYGKCETGLSKVTPNERVMREELEANPEVIGEAVQTVLRREGHTDAYERVKELSRGRRTSLDDFRELFEELDVDERTREELMTLTPAGYTGLASELVDDVDG